GGCCGGCCACCGGCCGGACCGGGCCGGCATCGTCATGGGCTATGCGAGCCTCGAGGCGGTGGAGATCGGCAAGGGGGTGGCGGCCGTTGCACAGGTGTTGCGGTCCTGGGACAACGAGAACGCGGACGCGAAGCCATCATAGGCTGGAGCGGGCGATGTCGAGCCCGTGAGGGTTGGCATCGCGGCGGTACGTTACGGTTAGCCGCTTGCGCCCGGCCAACGTCCGTTCATAGTGGCGGCCATTCCGCGTTGGCCCAGGCGATTTCCATGAAATCTCTTCGCATCCATCCCCACCTGCACGACGTTTTCGGTGAAGAGCAACCACTCGCCTATCTCGCCGCCATACTCCTGTTCGGAGCCGGCGTTGCCGCCGTCTTTACGCTGTCGGCGGGGTCGATGCTTGCCGATCTTGCCTGGTGGCGGGCGGCGCTGGCGCTTGTTCTCGTGCTCGACATCGCCGCCGGCTGCGTCGCCAATTTCACGCCGTCGACCAATGATTTCTACGCCGCCCGGCCGCGCAACCGCTGGGTCTTCATCGCCATCCATTTCCACATCGTTCTCGTCGCGCTGCTTCTTGGCAGCGGGATCGCGGCGGCGGCCATCGTCTGGGCCTATACGATCGCAGCGGCCGCGCTCGTCAACCGGCTGGCGGGGCGCCACGCGCAGACCTTCGTCGGCGGATTGCTGCTTGCGGTCGGCCTTACCGGCCTGCCGCTTCTGCCCGGTCTGACGCCGGCGATGACGGCGGTCTCGGGCCTATTCGTGCTCAAGGTGCTCTTCAGCTTCGCCGTCGACCACTACCGCACGGTCCCGGCCCACGATGGGCAGGTGTCCAAAAATGGGCGACGCGGCTGACGTCCTTGCCTTGCATGGCGGTCTTTACTAGCCTTCGGAAAGCAGGCTCAGGGGAGAGACTCGATGGCAGTTTCAGCGGCGGACGAGGCAGTGCGTATTCCGACATTCGACGACGTGCAACTGGCCCGAAATCGCATCGCCGGCGTCGCGCACCGCACGCCGGTCCTGACCTCGCGCACGGCGGACGCCGCCACCGGCGCCCGGCTGTTCTTCAAGGCGGAAAACTTCCAGCGCGGCGGCGCCTTCAAGTTCCGCGGCGCCTATAACGCCATTGCTGCACTCAGGGAAAAGGGATCGAGGCAGGGCGTCGTCGCCTTTTCCTCCGGCAACCATGCCCAGGCGATCGCCTATACCGCGCGCCTGCAGGGTGTGGCAGCGACGATTGTCATGCCCGCCGATGCGCCCGACATGAAGGTGGCGGCCACGCGCGGCTATGGCGCCGACGTCGTCTTCTACGACCGTTACAAGGAAGACCGCTCGGCGATCAGCGCGAAGCTGGCGGCCGAGCGCGGCGCCGTGCTGATCCCGCCCTTCGACCATCCCGATGTGATCTCGGGCCAGGGGACGGCGGTTCTCGAACTGATCGAGGAAGTGGGCGAACTCGACCTGATCGTCACGCCGCTTGGCGGCGGCGGGCTGCTTGGCGGCACCGCACTCGCCGCCCGGGAGCGCTCGCCCGGCGCGACCATCGTCGGCGTCGAGCCCGAGGCCGGCAACGACGGCCAGCAGTCGCTGCGCCAGGGCCGGATCGTCGAAATCGCCATCCCGAAGTCGATCGCCGACGGCGCGCTGACCCCCAGCATCGGCGTCCAAAACTTTCCGATCATCCAGCGCGCGGTCGCCGACATCGTTACGGTGAGCGACGCACAGCTGGTCGAAACCATGCGTTTCTTCGGCGAGCGCATGAAGATCGTGGTCGAGCCGACCGGCTGCCTTGCGGCGGCCGCCGTGCTCGAAGGGGTGCTTGCCTGCGCCGGCAAGCGCGTCGGCATCGTCCTCAGCGGCGGCAATGTCGATCTGGCGACCTATGGGGCGCTGCTGCGGTAGATCCCCCGTGCATAGACGGCCGACGATCAACCAAGCGGTGTCATGGGCGGGGCGTTGCAATTGCCCGTCTTTCCGGTTGCCTTAAACGGCAAAAGTGGCAAACTGGGCGTCGCGCCAATTGCGACGGGCATCCGAACGGGCTTGCAACGGTTACTGTAACAATTTGATATTCCAATAAATATTTCCTCCTGCCATTTCAGGGCGGAGCGTGGAAATGGAAGAAACCGGAGACTTACAGCGGACCGGCCAACGCCCCGGCGGACGCGCCGCGTTGCCAAAAATCTAAGCGCTGCCACCGCTCCGGATGGGCGCGGTGCATACACAACTGGAGGGTATCGTGACGCTTGCAATCAATGACCTCGCACCGGACTTCGAGGTCGAGACGACCGACGGCACGATCCGGTTTCACGACTGGATCGGCGACTCCTGGGCGGTGCTGTTTTCGCACCCGAAGGACTTTACGCCCGTCTGCACCACGGAGCTCGGCTACATGGCGCGCATAAAGCCGGAATTCGACCGGCGCGGCGTCAAGATCATCGGCCTTTCGGTCGATCCGCTCGACCGCCATGCCGGCTGGGCAGCCGACATCGAGGAAACACAGGGCCACGCGCCGAACTTCCCGATGATCGCCGACGTCGACTACACCGTCTCGAAGCTCTACGGCATGCTGCCGGCGCCGGTTTCCGGCGATCCGACGAAGCGCACGCCCGCTGACAACCAGACGGTGCGCAACGTCTTCGTCGTCGGTCCGGACAAGAAGATCAAGCTGATCCTCATCTATCCGATGACGACGGGCCGCAACTTCGACGAGGTGCTGCGCGTCATCGACTCGCTGCAACTGACGGCCAAGCACAAGGTAGCGACGCCGGTGAACTGGCAGCAGGGCGAAGACGTCATCATCGCCGGCTCGGTCAGCGACGAGGATGCCCGCAAGGTCTATCCCGAGGGCTGGAAGGCCCCGAAGCCCTATATCCGCATCGTGCCGCAGCCGAAGGGCTGAGGCGGGGATGAGGTTTCGCCAGGGCGCGGAAGCGCCTGCGCTGAAGGTTCGTCCTTCGTCGCTGGGGTGAGGGTTTCTTCGCACTCCGCGGTGAGGGGGCTATCATCTCGCGGCGAGGGGACTGTCCCTCATCCCGCGGTGAGGGGACTACCCCTCATCCCGCGGTGAGGGGACTACCCCTCATCCGCCTGCCGGCACCTTCTCCCCGCATGCGGGGAGAAGGGACGTTGCCGCGCCCTCCGGGTTTGCTTCTCTTTGTCTGCGGGAAGCGGGTCGTTTGGATGGGGACCGTTCCCCCACCCACGGTGCTGTGGAGCCGTGAACCTCGCGCCGGAGGCCTGTTTCCTCTGCGACAGAATCCCTCCTTTATCTGAACACGCCCACGCCTATAGTGCCGCTGTTTGCGGTCGTAGCCGGAGCGCGCCGTACACTGACTGGATGATCCGCCCCATGACCGCAGCAAGCCGACCCGACCTGACAGACATTCACCGGGGTGACTGGGTGGATCGCCGGCTGCCGCGGGCGATGCGGCCCTATACCCGTCTTGCGCGGCTCGACCGGCCGGTCGGTATCTGGCTGACGCTCTTTCCGTGCTGGGCGGCGCTTTTCCAGGCGGCGCACGGCCTTTCCGAAATCCGCGATATTCTGGTGTTCACGCTCGGCGCGCTTCTGATGCGCAGCGCCGGCTCCACCATCAATGACATGGCCGACCGCAATTTCGACGGGCATGTCGAGCGGACGCGGTTCCGTCCGCTTGCAAATGGCGAGATCGGCATGTCCCGCGCCGTTCTCTTCCTGATCGCCCAGCTTGCGCTCGCCGCCTCGCTGCTTGTGTTCCTGAGCCCCGCGACCCGCGTGCTTGCGGTGTGCGTCGTGCCGCTCGTGTTCCTCTACCCCTTCTGCAAGCGGTTCACCCACTGGCCGCAAGCGGTCCTGGGCGCTGCCTTCAACTGGGGCATGCTGATGGCCTGGTCGCAGGTTGCCGGACATGTTCCGGCGGGCGCCGTGCTGATGTGGGCCGGTGCCGTTGCGTGGCAGATCGGCTACGACACGGCCTACGCCTATGTCGATGTGCGCGACGACACGCGCCTCGGTCTCAAGTCCACTGCGATCCTGTTCGGGGCTCGCGGCAAGGCCTGTATCGCCCTGTTCTACGGCCTGACGCTCGCCGCCTGGTCTCTCGGCGGCTGGATGCTCGGCATGTCGAGCCTCTATGCCGTCGGCATGGTGGTGATCGCGGCCCATCTCGCGTGGCAGGCCTGGCGTTTCGACCTCGATCGCCCCGAGATCAGCTATCGTCTGTTCCTGGCGAATATCCTGACCGGCGTGCTTTTGGCTGCCGCCGCTTTCGCCGGAACGTTTTGACGGACGCCGAGCGTCCGGCTCGCCATAGGAAGTCGACAAGCAGGCCGGTGACGCATTGACGCCCGGCGCGCGCGCTCCATGTCATATCGAGACATCAAATCCAGGTGTTCAGCGCAGTCAAACGGGCAGGGGCAGGCCATGCAAGGGTTCTTCGTCAGCGTCGCCAAGGAATTCGAGGCCGATAGCGCCGAGGAGGCGGCCCTTCTGATGTACCAGTATCTGACCCGCGAGCCGGCGCCGCTTTCCTACGCCGTCACCGACGAGGCGAAGAACATCACCAGGCTGACGCTCGAGCGCGACAAGGCGGACGAATTCGCCAGCGTCGACCACACCGCCGATCCCGGCAACTGGTAACGTCTGCCGGCTGTAACGGCTGTGGGCGGAAGCCATCAAAGCGACATGTTCGGTTGCAAATCCTCCGGCGTTCGCGTCAACGCTGCGCCTGTTGGGCGCAGCTGTCGCCGCGCTTCGGGAGGAAGCCCACCTGTTCATTGCCCATCTGCCGGCCGGCTATCTGCTGAGCCGCCCCTTTACGCGTCGCAACCCGTCGCAGGCCCGCGCCATCTTCGGTGTCGGACTTCTCTGTTCCGTTCTGCCGGATTTCGATCTCGCCTATTTCTACCTGATCGACCAGCGCCGCACGCCGCATCACGACTACTGGTTGCACACGCCGATCTTCTAGCTGGCGCTGGCGGCGGCAATCGCGCTTCTTCTCATCGCCACCGGGCGGCGCAAGCAGCTCGTCCTTGTCAGGGTCGGGCTTTTGAACGTGCTCCTGCGTGATGGACTCGATCGCGGCCGATATTCGCTGGTTCTTTCCCTTCGCCGATCTCAGGGTGAACCTTGTGCATGTGCAGGCGGTCTACAAACCCTGGTACCAGAACTTCCTCTTGCACTGGACCTTTGCGCTCGAAGTTTTGCTCTGGCTGCTTGCCGGCCATTTCGCTTTGCACGATTTGCGAGCGCGGCGCACGATCGGGGCCGAGGCCGCATGAGAGCAAAAGCAGGGCAATTCTAGGGGGCGCGAAAAGAATCGCTTAAGAAATTTATCATACGAATAGCTACAATTCGCATGTATCCCTTTTCGATTTGTTAGCTATAGGTCCCGCCCTCATGACTGGCCTGCCGTTTCTTTTTTCGTCCGATGCCAAAGCCATGCTCGATGCGATCAACCGGTCGCAGGCGATCATCGAATTCGATCTTTCCGGCACGATCCTGACCGCCAACGAGAATTTCTGCCGCGCGATGGGTTACGATCTCCACGAGATTGTCGGCCGGCATCACCGCATGTTCGTGCAGCCGGAGGAGGCGGCGTCCGCTGCCTATGCCGATTTCTGGGCACGCCTTGCCCGCGGCCAATACGACAGCCAGCAGTACCGGCGCATCGGCAAGGGCGGGCGGGAGATCTGGATCGAGGCCTCCTACAATCCGGTGTTCCGCGGCCGCAAGCCCTACAAGGTGGTGAAGTTCGCGACCGACATCACCGCGACGAAGGCAAAGAGCACCGACGACCAGGGCAAGATCGACGCCCTGTCGCGGGCCCAGGCGATCATCGAATTCACGCCTTCGGGCGAGATCATCACCGCCAACGAAAACTTCCTTTCGGCCATGGGCTACGCGCTTCCCGAGATCGTCGGCCGGCACCATTCCATGTTCTGCGAACCGGACGATGTCCATTCGCCCGCCTATGCCGGATTCTGGCGCGATCTTGCGGCCGGGCGCTTCGTCACCGACCAGTTCAAGCGCATCGGCAAGGGTGGCAAGACGGTCTTCATCCAGGCGTCCTACAACCCGATCCTCGACGATGCCGGCCGGGTGTCGAAGGTGGTGAAATTCGCCGTCGACGTTTCCGATCGCGTGCTTGCGGTCCAGGAGATCGGCGCCGGGCTCGGCCGCCTTGCCGAGTGCAACATCCGCATGACACTGGACGAGCCCTTCGTCGGCGAGCTCGAAATGCTCCGGCGCGACTTCAATACCTCGATCGGCATGTTCCAGGAGACGCTGTCGGCGGTGCTCAGCCAGACCCGCGACCTCAACAGCAACAGCCACGAGATGAAGGATGCGGCCGAGCATCTTTCCGACCGCACCCGCCAGCAGGCGGCAGCGCTGGAGCAGACCTCGGCGGCGCTGGAACAGGCGACGGCGACGGTGCGCACCTCGACCGAAAACACCCAGCAGACCCGCGAGTTGGTGCAGAATGCGCGGCAATCGGCGCACAGCTCTTCCGGCGTCGTGCGCGATGCGGTGACGGCGATGCAGCGCATCAAGGCGGCGTCCGAGGAGATCAGCCAGATCATCGGCGTGATCGACGAGATCGCTTTCCAGACCAACCTCTTGGCGCTCAATGCCGGGGTCGAGGCGGCGCGCGCCGGCGATGCCGGCAAGGGCTTCGCGGTCGTCGCCTCGGAGGTGCGCGAGCTTGCCCAGCGCTCGGCCAAGGCCGCCAAGGAGATCAAGGCGCTGATCCACAACTCGGTTGCCGAGGTCGCTGAAGGCGTGCGCCTCGTCGGCGATACCGGCAACGCTCTGAAGGAGATCGAGGACTTCGTCGCGGCGATCGACACGCGGATTGCGGCGATCGCGACGGCTGCGACCGAGCAGACGGCAGGCCTCGGCGAAATCAATGCCGCGGTCAACAACATCGACGTCATGACGCAGAAGAATGCGGGCATGGTGGAGCGCACCGCCGACGTCAGCGTCCGGCTGGCCGAGGGCGCGCAGCGGCTGACGGAACTCGTCAACCGCTTCCAGCTCAACCGCCGTGCCGAGCGGCGCGAGGCGGGAACGGCAGCGGCTGCGGGCGGCATCGGCGATCGTCGCCGCGCGACCGACGCGCGCGCCGCCTGAGGCGACAAAGCGGGACGTGCGGGGCGATCACGCCCTGCCGTTCGCGGGCAGGCGGGCCGGGGGTGCGGCCCGCCTCATCCCTTTCACGGCAACCGTCCGTGCACGCGAGCTCGAACGCCACGATGAATTCCGGCACTGTCGTCTCCAAAGTCGGGCGTGGCATTGCCGGGTGATTGACGATCGGCAGACGTGTCCGTGCAACGTGTGGTATCGCTGATACGTTGACGAAGCCCGCGGTTCTATGCATCCTGCCGGCCAACGAACGAAGATGCCGGATACGGCACGGGGAAGAGCAGGGCCAAAGGCCCAAGGCCCAAGGCCCAAGGCATTGATAAGCTTCGCATTCGCCCACAGTGATCGCGCGTTTCGCAAGGTCGCCATGGCATTCTGAAGAGCTGCAGGGTCTCGTCATCAAGGGAAACCAGCAGAGTTGCGGCGCGCTTCGGCGTCACAAAAGCACGACATACGCATTCACGACGTCATTCGCATCGATTGCTCGAGGCCGGAGGGGATTGTGAAGGAAAAGTCGAGGTTTCTGCCAGCGGCGCTGGCTGCCATATTCGCCGCATCCGTGGCGCTGCCTGCCACTGCCGCCGATCTGGTGATCGCCATGCCCAACTGGCCGTCGGGCCAGGCGACGGCCAATATCCTGAAAGTGGGCATCGCCAAGAAGTTCGGGCTCGACGCCGAGGTCAAGGAACTCGGCACGCTCAATGCCTTCGTCGGTTTCGAAGCGGGCACGGTCGACATCCAGCCGGAAGTCTGGCGGCCGAACTTCGAAGACGTCGTGCGCAAATACGTGACCGACAAGAAGGTCGGCCAGCTGACCGAGCGCAGCGTGCCGGCCTGGCAGGGGCTTTGCGCCACGCCGAAAGCGGCAAAGACGATCAAGTCGGCCGCCGATCTCAGCGACCCGGAAAAGACGAAGATCCTCGACACCGACGGCGACGGCAAGGGCGAGATGTGGATCGGCGCCGCCACCTGGCTTTCGACCGGCATCGAGCGGGCGCGGGCGGCCGGCTACGGCTACGACAAGACGCTAACGCTGTTCGAGGCCGAAGAGGAGGTGGCGATGGCGGCCGTCGACGCGGCCGTCGCGACAGAGCGGCCGATG
The nucleotide sequence above comes from Ensifer sp. PDNC004. Encoded proteins:
- a CDS encoding threo-3-hydroxy-L-aspartate ammonia-lyase, which encodes MAVSAADEAVRIPTFDDVQLARNRIAGVAHRTPVLTSRTADAATGARLFFKAENFQRGGAFKFRGAYNAIAALREKGSRQGVVAFSSGNHAQAIAYTARLQGVAATIVMPADAPDMKVAATRGYGADVVFYDRYKEDRSAISAKLAAERGAVLIPPFDHPDVISGQGTAVLELIEEVGELDLIVTPLGGGGLLGGTALAARERSPGATIVGVEPEAGNDGQQSLRQGRIVEIAIPKSIADGALTPSIGVQNFPIIQRAVADIVTVSDAQLVETMRFFGERMKIVVEPTGCLAAAAVLEGVLACAGKRVGIVLSGGNVDLATYGALLR
- a CDS encoding PAS domain-containing methyl-accepting chemotaxis protein; protein product: MTGLPFLFSSDAKAMLDAINRSQAIIEFDLSGTILTANENFCRAMGYDLHEIVGRHHRMFVQPEEAASAAYADFWARLARGQYDSQQYRRIGKGGREIWIEASYNPVFRGRKPYKVVKFATDITATKAKSTDDQGKIDALSRAQAIIEFTPSGEIITANENFLSAMGYALPEIVGRHHSMFCEPDDVHSPAYAGFWRDLAAGRFVTDQFKRIGKGGKTVFIQASYNPILDDAGRVSKVVKFAVDVSDRVLAVQEIGAGLGRLAECNIRMTLDEPFVGELEMLRRDFNTSIGMFQETLSAVLSQTRDLNSNSHEMKDAAEHLSDRTRQQAAALEQTSAALEQATATVRTSTENTQQTRELVQNARQSAHSSSGVVRDAVTAMQRIKAASEEISQIIGVIDEIAFQTNLLALNAGVEAARAGDAGKGFAVVASEVRELAQRSAKAAKEIKALIHNSVAEVAEGVRLVGDTGNALKEIEDFVAAIDTRIAAIATAATEQTAGLGEINAAVNNIDVMTQKNAGMVERTADVSVRLAEGAQRLTELVNRFQLNRRAERREAGTAAAAGGIGDRRRATDARAA
- a CDS encoding glycine betaine ABC transporter substrate-binding protein codes for the protein MPAALAAIFAASVALPATAADLVIAMPNWPSGQATANILKVGIAKKFGLDAEVKELGTLNAFVGFEAGTVDIQPEVWRPNFEDVVRKYVTDKKVGQLTERSVPAWQGLCATPKAAKTIKSAADLSDPEKTKILDTDGDGKGEMWIGAATWLSTGIERARAAGYGYDKTLTLFEAEEEVAMAAVDAAVATERPMVFYCYAPHHVFELHQIARLEEPPHDAAKWKILPPSDPLWVSKSSASTAWQAAHFQIAYATAFGKKHPDVAKFLEKVDFSPEEVTKMSYALEVERQAPADYAKKWAEDNAARIDGWAKP
- a CDS encoding peroxiredoxin, encoding MTLAINDLAPDFEVETTDGTIRFHDWIGDSWAVLFSHPKDFTPVCTTELGYMARIKPEFDRRGVKIIGLSVDPLDRHAGWAADIEETQGHAPNFPMIADVDYTVSKLYGMLPAPVSGDPTKRTPADNQTVRNVFVVGPDKKIKLILIYPMTTGRNFDEVLRVIDSLQLTAKHKVATPVNWQQGEDVIIAGSVSDEDARKVYPEGWKAPKPYIRIVPQPKG
- the ubiA gene encoding 4-hydroxybenzoate octaprenyltransferase, which codes for MTAASRPDLTDIHRGDWVDRRLPRAMRPYTRLARLDRPVGIWLTLFPCWAALFQAAHGLSEIRDILVFTLGALLMRSAGSTINDMADRNFDGHVERTRFRPLANGEIGMSRAVLFLIAQLALAASLLVFLSPATRVLAVCVVPLVFLYPFCKRFTHWPQAVLGAAFNWGMLMAWSQVAGHVPAGAVLMWAGAVAWQIGYDTAYAYVDVRDDTRLGLKSTAILFGARGKACIALFYGLTLAAWSLGGWMLGMSSLYAVGMVVIAAHLAWQAWRFDLDRPEISYRLFLANILTGVLLAAAAFAGTF